The DNA window CGCTTCAACTTTTCTTCACGAGCTCCTTCGACCAGGTTATAAGTTGCTGCAATATCAGGATTTGCCTCTTGCCATGCACTCAATCTGCCATCAGAAAAATGTCCGTAGGCTCCAGCAGCGACAAAGGCACAAGTGAACAAACCTGTCGCTCTGAATACTGCAGCTCTAGAAGCAAAAATCTTTATTTGCTTTTTACGGAAAGGTTGTTCTATATAACGCCAGCTAAAGTAAGCCAGCGCAATGACCATTGCCGTCAGCGCCAACATGATAAGTTCAGAAGGATGAGTCAAGCTTCGAATACGCGAAAAAGCAAATATGGGTTGATGCCAGAGATAGGCACTGTAGCTAATAAGGCCAACTCCCACCAATACGCGAGTAGAAAGTAATCTACCTACCCATGTGGTAGGTGACGCATAAAGTATAATCAAACAGGCGCCGCTGACGGGCAGCAAAGCATATAAAGAAGGAAATGGTGTCGTCGCATCATAAAGGAAGATAGAAATTAAAATAAAAACAAAACCTAAAGAGGATAAAATGTTATTATTACGCAAAGAGCGGCCATGGCTTAGAAAGGCACAAATAGCTCCTGCTCCAAGCTCCCATGCCCTAGTAGGAAGCAAATAAAAATTTGCATCAGAATGGTTCCTCCACCCCCACTCAGAAAGCATTAAACTCAAACCAGAGAGTATCACAATCACATAAAAAATGGACCTTCGATCAAAACGCCACAACATTATCAATAGCAAAGGAAAGAAAATATAAAATTGTTCTTCGACCGCCAAACTCCATGTATGGAGCAATGGATTTTCTTCTGCATCTGGAGCGAAGTAATCTGCCTTTTGCCAAAAAAGAATGTTAGAGACAAAAAAGCTGACTGCAATAATTGCTTGAGAAAAGTCCTTGAACTGAGAAGGTACCATCCACATCCAAGCAAACGGTATACAACAAATCAGCACGAAAAAAAGTACAGGCAAAATTCTACGAGCACGTCGTTCATAAAATGTTTTTATTGAAAATTTCCCTTGATCCAAATCACTTAAAATAATTGTCGTGATTAAGAATCCGCTGATGACAAAGAACACGTCAACTCCAACATACCCTCCAGAAAAGATATTGAAGCCCGCATGGAAAAATATCACTGGAAGAACAGCAATAGCTCGTAATCCATCAATCTCTCTTCTGTACTTCATAACGTGTTCCTTTCATCCATTGTGAGTCAACAAATTATTTCAATCTAAAGAGGATGATTTATATGTTCTTGGATAAAGCGAAAGGTATAAAATTATTGTGAGCCTTAGTCACAAAGCAGGACATATACGGCAAGTATATAACCAACCATTAACTCCTTGCATCGAATAGAAAATTACTTTTGACTGTTAAGGTGATTAAGATCAACTTAATCATCAATGTATTCAATATGCATTTTTTCCAACAAAACCTTTGAAAAAGGTCAAGAATATAATTTTTATATCCAAGGCAAGAGACCAATTTTCGATATACCAAAGGTCGAACTTGACCCGCATTTGCATTTTCTCCAATGTGTCCGTTTCACCACGAAAGCCGCTGACCTGCGCCCAACCGGTGATGCCTGGCTTAACCTTGTGGCGTTTCATATAGGACTCGACCAACGCCTTGTAATGCTCGTTATGGGCCAAAGCGTGTGGTCTAGGGCCGACGATCGACATTCGCCCCTGGAGCACATTGAAGAA is part of the Halotalea alkalilenta genome and encodes:
- a CDS encoding acyltransferase family protein, whose translation is MKYRREIDGLRAIAVLPVIFFHAGFNIFSGGYVGVDVFFVISGFLITTIILSDLDQGKFSIKTFYERRARRILPVLFFVLICCIPFAWMWMVPSQFKDFSQAIIAVSFFVSNILFWQKADYFAPDAEENPLLHTWSLAVEEQFYIFFPLLLIMLWRFDRRSIFYVIVILSGLSLMLSEWGWRNHSDANFYLLPTRAWELGAGAICAFLSHGRSLRNNNILSSLGFVFILISIFLYDATTPFPSLYALLPVSGACLIILYASPTTWVGRLLSTRVLVGVGLISYSAYLWHQPIFAFSRIRSLTHPSELIMLALTAMVIALAYFSWRYIEQPFRKKQIKIFASRAAVFRATGLFTCAFVAAGAYGHFSDGRLSAWQEANPDIAATYNLVEGAREEKLKRGFIDDQACKFNAKVLNQTRSEKILNCYRQYGSGIAIIGDSHSIDLFNGMYSEYKGNFIVGITSGGCRAHDPSEECQYGAFLEFVKTNPGVFDKVLYTQAGFHLLETNDGRQGRQIISDIPEFGSVDASNFVIEQDNINKVIDYLDELSNYTRAIWIGPRIEPHIGFNYVMRRGCNFHYSLRNGLEEVFYRLDREIASMSTRSNVEYISQVDVIKLDMNNDFINCSEFYWSDGDHWSLEGASLFVGRLLKNHPLDG